The Lycium ferocissimum isolate CSIRO_LF1 chromosome 8, AGI_CSIRO_Lferr_CH_V1, whole genome shotgun sequence DNA segment ATTCTCCCCCCATTTCCCCTACCCccaatttttgaagaagaaaaaaacattcGTTTGAAACATCagtgaaaatgaaattttgCAAGGGAGAAGGGTCGGGTTTGAAGAAATCTTATGATGGTTTTGCGTTAagtttcaaatttaaataacaGCTTGACAGGCACCATTCGACGTTATTTGGGGACCTGCAAATCTCTCATTTACCTTAATATTGAACAAAACAAGCTCACTGATAGTGTTCCAAGAGAACTTGAACGCGTTACAAGCCTTCGTTATCTGGACCCGAAAGGGAATGAGTTTGAAGGATCTTTTCCAAGAGTCACTGAAAACTTTCAAGATTTGGACATCTCGAGCACTGCTCTTACTGGTAAAATCCCTAAGACAATTGACCATTTAAGTGGACTCCCGTTGCTGAATCTCTCACATAACAATCTCTCTGGACTGATCCCAAAGACTATCGACGAGATGATTTCACTCGAGTCGTTGGATGTCACTTACAATCATTTCATAGGTGAAATTCCAGTGACATTGacattgtttgattttctacaGCATATCAACTTGTCTTATATCAATTTGAGTGGAAAAATTCCAAGAAATCCACGTTTTGACAGTTTGTATCAAGATGGAACAATATACATTGGGAACAAATACTTATGTGGTGCTCCTGATGGGATCAATCGGAATAAACATGGACCCTCTATTACTGAAACAATAAAGCAAAGATATTATCAAGAAAATGAGCTTTTTGTTTTAGTTATATTACCTTGGGAAGGTTAACACTAAAGGCAGCCATTATAACAATAGTAGAAAAGCAAACAAGTGCTGCAGAACTGGATAGGTCGGAACCTACACGGACATAATTAAATCCACGACACCATCAATTCATCCTGATTTGATAGTGTGAATTGCAGAATCTTGTGAATCATCGAGTCTTTCGATGCGAGTTGTGCCCAAAGCATTAGGCTGAGGACACATCTGCCTGGACGTCAAgctaaaaagagaagaagaaatccTGATGTGAAATATATCAAAGAGCTGACTGGTACTCAGACAGAGATTTAAGATAGTAACGCGTATATATACCTATTGGAACTGTACCATCAACCGCAACATGACATTCGACTGGTGCACCAACATCCCTTTCAATTTGACATACTCATAGAAACCTTTGTAGCTGTACAACATAGCTTATCATCTCTTATAAtcagaaatacaaaaaaagttcatttttcctgtaattcaaatttcaaactgCCTGTATCCCTAGAGTTTACTGTTTATTTAATGTATGACAAAAACAGCAAAACTTAGTGTCCATCAATATGCTTTGAGCTCCTGGaccaaaaaggggaaaaaaaggtcTTACACACAAACGACATAATGACCCCATTTGTAGTTTTTCATATCAATGTCGTGCAAAAATTTGAGGACAATAATTAAGAATGCTGGGAAAAAAGCAACAAATGCTCAAAATCTGTTAGACTTCGtatctttttcctttccttcatttttctgTCATTCGTAATGTTATGAATGGGCCCGAACCAGTATTAACCAATTGGCAAAAGCACCAACACCATATTAAGTGGTTATGTTTGGGATCCGGGTGATAAATAGTGTTGTGTGGAGCAATTGGGGTGATGCCAATATTGTTGAGGAGAGTCTGTTTCCTCTCATCCCCATTCTTAGCGTTTGTATCTTCACATCCCCTTCTACTCTATGTTACAATTCCCGTATTAGCTTTTGTATTGCCTTAGTTGATCTTAAAGCTTTCCATTGTAATAGTTAGTTTGAGTTTTCAATCAAAGGATTTAGTTGTTGAGCATTTAAGTGTTCACAACACGTAATGAATCGAGAACACCCCCctcccgcccccccccccccccccccccaaaaaaaaaaaaaaaccacgaCCACCACCCACCCAAGTATAAGTTGGGGTCGGCTGTATAATTGTCCATGTTGTTCTATTTAAGCTTATCTCGGACAAATACAGGGGCAAACCTAGTGCATTGATTAGCAATGGATTTGTCCGGACCTAATAACTTTGACTTGGACCTTGCATACATGTTAAAAAGATTCACTAAATTAGTAtaaaaaatagattttgaacACGGTAAATTGAATGGGTTATGGTAAAATTCCAAACTTGAAACCATAAAGTTTAATCTTTCATTCACCTATGTGTTATATAATTTAACATTAAAAATAAActtacaacaaaaaaataaccAACTACCAAAAGTTACATGCAATTGAACTACATTTAAATGCTTCTATTACCAGCAGCAAACCAGGGGCGCAGCTAGAGGGGCAGACAGGATTCATCTGAACTTTCTTTGTCTAAAAATCATACTCTATATGTAAggtttaattttattcattcataTAGTATATGATGAActctttggagaaaatattgcTTCCGCCACTGATAATTAAAATATGATTGTAAAAAATGCACAAAGAGTACTTGTTAGACTATCAAAGAGTACTACTTGTCACTACTCACATTGGCAATTTGGCAATTCGAAGAAGCTTCTCAGACTCATTACTATCGTGCTTCCGTATCGCCATAGGCAAAACAGAGTACTTGTCCTAGTCAATGTGTCTCCAATAAAAATTCACTCTCCCTAGATAGTTAACACGAAAGATCTAAAAACTTTAAGCTGGCACTGGAATATTCCATCCATTTCATTTTATGAATGTGCTTGCGtgagggcaatttgcacgattccCTTAGGGGtgttcttttaatttttgtccctcaaattgttggtctttaatttttgtctctcgCTTAAAATATCTCGAGATTCTGAATTCGAATTCTagctcaatcaaaaaaaaattgcatagcagaatttcatagcaaaattaggtctattcgggcaaaagttaggccttaccttaaggcctaactttttgtagaattccaaaagagtgaaaaaaaaaaatctgccttgcaaaatttctgaaggcaaacttttgcattttcgcgaaaccttgccttgcaacattttttttttctgagtagagttcgaacctagaacctcgggatatttttgatcacttttttaagcaaagacaaaaattaaaggccaacaatttgaggggcaaaaactaaagactagcgcctttgaaggacaatccgtgaaaaaaaaaatgtttgtgtAAGCCTGAAATTTAAGTATGTTGACATAATGTCACATTAAAAGAGGTCAAGTAAATTGAGATAGAAGTAGTATATTAGAGAAAAGGCTTAAGACATCGATAACTTCGTAAACTTGtcattaaatttcatttagacactctAATTACGGTTTATATCAATTGAGCACCTGATAGGATTTCTGTTAGACACTTTTGGTTTTAGTTTAGAAAAACTTTTTCCATGTGTTCTCAAGTGTCTATTAGGTAGTTAAGTACTTAACCATATAAAATATGTTATCTCCTTTAATTATGCAAATCAGCTGCGTTTGGAACGGGCCTAGATTTGAGGCTAATGCGTATAACTAAAACAAATGATATATCTTAAATgattaatttatatatgtaacGATAAATATGATCCCTTATGTGTCCATTAAGTATGCGTCAAGTAATTTTTGTTCTTTACTTTTTGCCAACAGTAACACTTTTGATTTCCATCAAATATTTAATGAACTCTATCTAAtagatattatggaaattgtgaaaTAAAAGGACATCGCGAGAAATCACATTTGGAgatacaattttttattttccccCAATTTTTGGTCTTTTCTGAGGCCTGTGCAACCTTTTTAGGTGCCTTTTGCTATTTTTGTTGtctagtactccctccgtcccaaaacaGTTGTCACGTTTCTCAATGATGGTGCGAAAAATATTTATTACTAAGAGATAATTTTAGAGACCCTAAGTTTGATTTCATCACACTAACCTCTACGGTAATCAGTAGTATTACGATTACTTtctcttattttaatttctttataatAATTGTTGTAAACTATTTATTATTAATACAAAATAATTACAATTTGACCATTTGTCCTTTCTAGTATGATTAATATTACtctttatataaaaaagaatatcTATTTGGAAAACATCTTATAGTACACTAGTTTTCTTtatgaaaaaatgaaaggcaaTCCGATAATAAAAGAGAAAGTGTTTGCTTTAACCAATCCAGTCAAAAGTCATGACAATGGAAGTCACACGCAAATACCACTAATCCCACAAGCACAACATATAGTCGTAATGCTAACTTGACAAAACAAAACACTTCCTTGTGTTCTCCACTTTCTTCTTTCGATCCTAAAATAAAGCCAATTCTTATGATCTCATCCATCTACTCATTTACTATTATTACGATAAGTACtgtgagagaaagagaaaaaacaaaCTTTGAACCAGTCCACTAAACACAACTGCCTCCAAATCAAACCCAGAAAATTCATGAACTTATAGAAATATAGTAGCGTCTGCGCAGATTATATATTTTACTTCAGATTACTGTAGAAACTGATAAACTTCAAGTCCTGAATTCGTCATTATGGCTCTGTGTGTGACTGATACGGTGCGGGCTTTAGCATGTAGAGACGGAAAAGCAGCAACAAATCTCAAACTTATTTCTATGTTCGTGATTTTCTTCACTAGTGTTATAGGCATAACGGTTCCGGTTTTTTTAGCCCGTTTATTTCACGGTAAACCGGTTCATGATAAAGCGATCCTAATAATCAAGTGCTTCGCCGCCGGTGTAATCCTTTCCACGTCACTTGTTCACGTTCTTCCTGATGCCTTCGATGCTCTCTCCGATTGTcaggtttctttcttctttttttaaatttatttttggcgAATTTATGCCACTAGACTAAGTGTCTAGTGTGAAATAACACGACATGTATATCTAGGGAATAGTTTCTTTAAAGCGAATTCTCCCTAGATACAtctattcaatttaattcttaaTTTATGgccttatattaaaaataaaaatcgtcAATTGTCAGGTTTCTTCGAGACATCCATGGAAGGATTTTCCGTTTTCCGGTCTGGTAACGTTGATCGGGGTATTAACAGCGTTATTAGTTGATTTGACGGCGACTTCTCATGTGGAAAGTCATCAGAATAATCAGGATAACGATTATGCAATAGTTGGGACGAGTGAAGAATTAGGAACTGTTGTGAGTAATAAGAAAATTGAGGAGCAGGTTAGAGAGGCAGAGGAATTGGTGAAATTGAAACAAAGATTGGTATCACAAGTGTTGGAAATTGGGATAATTTTTCATTCAGTTATAATTGGGGTGACTTTGGGTATGTCTCAAAATCAGTGTACTATTAGACCACTTGTGGCTGCACTGTCTTTTCATCAGATATTTGAAGGAATGGGTCTTGGAGGTTGCATTGCCCAGGTAATTAAACTGTTTTTTTCACAAATCAAAGTATAAATGGCTGAATCTAATGGGACGTATGCACATCTTTTAGTGAGTTTTAGTTCTAGATACGCATTGATTTTCTTTACACAATCACGTCTTTAAAAGGTCACCGCATATCATTTCTACAGTAAGTATTGATTGGCAAGTTGAAAAATTGGTAAGAAAATTGTTACAGGAAGTGAAATCATACTAAGGGTTAGTATTTTTGGTCCCTCAATTGCTGGTTAGATTTAATTACGGTTCTTATGATATCTAGCTAAGCACAGTTGAAATGTGTACTTTAATCCCTTTGCTTGTGAATATTCACAATTTACCATAATTATCAACTATTCATTTACTTAATTATCCGTGTGTTATGCTAAGATTGTACTATTACTACATTTTTTATTGTAATATAGTTTAAAAACA contains these protein-coding regions:
- the LOC132068302 gene encoding zinc transporter 6, chloroplastic translates to MALCVTDTVRALACRDGKAATNLKLISMFVIFFTSVIGITVPVFLARLFHGKPVHDKAILIIKCFAAGVILSTSLVHVLPDAFDALSDCQVSSRHPWKDFPFSGLVTLIGVLTALLVDLTATSHVESHQNNQDNDYAIVGTSEELGTVVSNKKIEEQVREAEELVKLKQRLVSQVLEIGIIFHSVIIGVTLGMSQNQCTIRPLVAALSFHQIFEGMGLGGCIAQAGFSFGTTAYMSFMFSVTTPMGILLGMIIFSMTGYDDSSPNALILEGLLGSLSSGILIYMALVDLIALDFFHNKLMSGQPFLKKVSFVALVLGSTSMSILALWA